Proteins encoded together in one Hymenobacter monticola window:
- a CDS encoding SDR family oxidoreductase encodes MRVFITGANRGLGLELTRQYLERGDQVFAASRQPTQAAELQQLRQQYADRLVLLPLDVAKADSIAAAAQAVQSQTDALDVLINNAGVYPHAGSGDAHQRLGQLTHDDAIETMQVNAIGPLLVAQALLPLLRAGQRGRILSISSGQGSLTWKATGDPYHYSASKAALNMYMRSLAAEVGHMGLLSVLVDPGWMRTEMGGDHATQEPADSARGIIRLAEQLHADENGSFLTWQGQHVPW; translated from the coding sequence ATGCGCGTTTTCATCACCGGAGCCAACCGGGGCCTGGGCCTCGAACTCACCCGCCAGTACCTGGAGCGCGGCGACCAGGTGTTTGCCGCCAGCCGGCAGCCCACCCAGGCCGCTGAGCTGCAGCAGCTGCGCCAGCAATACGCCGACCGCCTCGTGCTACTGCCCCTCGACGTGGCCAAAGCCGACTCCATCGCCGCGGCCGCGCAAGCCGTGCAAAGCCAGACCGATGCGCTCGACGTGCTCATCAACAACGCCGGGGTGTACCCGCACGCGGGCTCGGGCGACGCCCACCAGCGCCTGGGCCAGCTCACCCACGACGACGCCATCGAAACCATGCAGGTGAACGCCATTGGGCCGCTGCTGGTGGCGCAGGCGCTGCTGCCGCTGCTGCGCGCCGGCCAGCGGGGCCGCATCCTGAGCATCTCCTCGGGCCAGGGCTCGCTCACCTGGAAAGCCACCGGCGACCCTTACCACTACAGCGCCAGCAAGGCCGCCCTGAACATGTACATGCGCAGCCTGGCCGCCGAAGTCGGCCACATGGGTCTGCTTTCGGTGCTGGTGGACCCGGGCTGGATGCGCACCGAGATGGGCGGCGACCACGCCACCCAGGAGCCAGCCGACTCGGCCCGCGGCATCATTCGCCTGGCCGAGCAGTTGCACGCCGACGAAAATGGCAGCTTCCTGACCTGGCAGGGCCAGCACGTGCCGTGGTAG